Genomic DNA from Verrucomicrobiota bacterium:
TGAAAGGAAGTAGAGAGCGATCTTGGTGGCGTCGTGTCGAAGCATAGGGCCCTGCGAGTCTCGCGCTCGGCCCTCCCGGGTCAAATCCGAAAGCCACCCCTCGCTCACCCTTCCTCTGCTCAGGCCGGAATCCCTTCTGGATTGCTTCTTTTTATAATTTTTATTACAATGATAATCTCCATGTTGTTTATCCGTGCCCTTCTCGGCCTTTTTTGCCTGGCCTCGACCGCTTCCGCCCTCCTGGTTCGCAGCTACGACATGGAGAGGCACGCCCGCTTCGCCTCGGGGTATCCGGATGCCCCGCTCGCCAACGGCTCGGAGGCCTTCCTGCTGGCGGGTCATGACTTGAGTGGGGTGGGCTGGAACGCGGCCAACCCCAGCCAAAGCGTCGCCCTCCTCTCCCCCCAGCACTTCGTGGGCGCGAACCACTTCCGCATCGGCATCGGGGCCACCGTCCACTTTCTCACGCCCGAGGGCCTCCTCACCAGCGAAACGGTCAATGCCATCACCCACATCAAAAACGGGGAGGGCGAGAACACCGATCTCTACATCGGCCACCTGCTGCAACCAGTCGAAGGCGCTACCCCCTTTGCCGTGACCAACCTCACGGAGCTGCAACTGGTGGGCGAAACCGCCTACCTCTACGGCAAAACCGCTCGCGTCGGCACCAGCACCATCACCGCTTTCCAAGACTTCGGGGCCGATCCCCTCACGAGCGGCGCCGGCATCCAGGAAACCCGCACCTTCACCACCTCCTATAATTCCCTGGGTGGCGCTGGCGATGACGCCCGGCTCGAAAGCGGCGACTCCGGGAGCCCCACCTTCGTCATCCAGGAGGGGCAGCTCGCTCTGGCCGGGACCCACACCGCCATCCTCGAATCGGGCAATCTTACCACCAGCTACGACAGTTCGGTCGGCAGCTACCTCGATCAAATTCAAGCCACCCTCGCGCTCGATGGCTACTCGCTCACCGTCATCCCCGAACCCTCCACCAGCCTCTTGCTCCTGAGCGGTCTGCTGCCCCTCCTGCGCCGCCGCCGGTAGTGAGTTTTCCTTTTCCTTCGCCGCGAACCGGCCTAGGCTGAGACCGCGAGGTCATGATCAGGCACGAATGGCGAGCCACCCAGGAGGACGGGGCCACGCGCCTCTACCGTCTGACCTTTGACCGCTCCCAGTGGCGACTTCGCTCCCGTCTAAAACGGGAAGAAGAATGGCAAGACCACCAGCCCCTCAGCCGGGCCGAGGCCGAGGCGGCCCGGGAAGTCGTCTGGAACAAATACCAGCGAAAACGCGGGGCCTGGAAATACGTCGACTCCCTGGACGCCCTCGTGGAACGCCTCGGCGGGGAGCGGCTCGTGAAAGACCCATGAGCCCCTTGGACAAAGGACTCCTTCGGGGCCCGGACGGTCGCCCGCGCTGCCCATGGCAGGGGAACCAGCCGGACTACCTGGCCTACCACGACTACGAATGGGGGCGCCCCGTGGCGGACGACTTCCGGCTCTTCGAAAAGATCTGCCTGGAAGGCTTCCAAGCCGGCCTCAGTTGGCTGACCATCTTGCGAAAGCGGGAACACTTCCGCCGGGCCTTCTGCGGCTTTGACTTTCACCAAGTGGCCCGTTTCGGCCCCGCCGAGATCACCCGCCTCCTGGCGAATCCTGGCATCGTCCGGCATCGACGAAAAATCGAAGCCACCATCCAAAACGCCCGGGCCGCCCTCGCCATGGTTGAGAAAGAAGGCAGCCTGGCCGCCTGGTTTTGGCAATGGGAGCCGGGACCCCCAGCCCGCCCCCGGCGCGCCACCTGGGCCGATCGGCAAGCCATCGACCAGACCACGGAATCGATGGCCCTCAGCCGCGAACTCAAAGCCCGAGGATGGACCTTCGTCGGCCCCGTAACCGCCTACGCCTTCATGCAAGCCATGGGCCTGGTGAACGATCACTTGGAAGGCTGCTTTGTGCGCCGCGAAGTGAAAGAAGAGCGGGCGCGCTTTCTCCCGCCGTCCCAGAGAGCTACCGGCTCTTGAAGCGATTGTGACCCATCCCCCTAGCGAGCAGTCTATCGACGGCGTGGCTTCGGGAGACTGTTTTCTTTCATCCAAACCCCAAAGCGTTGGCTCAAAAGTGACTTCAAATCCGCCCTGCGAAGCCTCTGAAACTTGGGATCGATGCCGGAAAGCCGGACCGCGAGCTTGTCCAGGGTCGCTCGGTGAACCCTCAGCCGCTCCTCGCTCTCAGGATCCATTTTGTGGTCATACCACGCCTGAAAAACCTCCTCGAGATCACCCTTCGATAGCATGCTCGAGAGCGTTCGAGAGGTCAGCCAAAGCAGGAGTCTTTTCGCCATGCCACAAATCCCAAGACTCTTTCAGCATGCTGATTTGGGCTTCCAGCTTGCCGGAGCTGTAGTCGACTAGGTTCAGGTTGGCCTCTGCGACAAAGGCAGATTTTTCACGAAAAACACTGCCCAGGGCGATCAGTCCCGAGACGATGGTCTGGTGCCAGGCCAACTGGGATGGGGTGACCTGCGCTAGCCGGTGAAGACACAGATCGGTGTAGCTCAAAAAGCTGACCATATCGGTCCAACGCACCCATGAAACAAGAAAGGCCTTCTCGCTCTTTTCCTCCTGAGAGACTTGTTCGGAAACCTCCCGAATGACTCGACCCGCCCAATTCCACTCCACCGCGCTGAAATCGTCCGAATCAGAGGGCGGCTTGGAAGCGGATTGATCGAACAGATCTTCCATCCCCACTTCTACGGCCGCAGATCGACTCGGGCAAGTGGAGGCCAGGAGAATTTCCCAGCCCTAGTGGTTGGAAACGTAACCGCTTCTCACATGGAGATCGTCTGGTTCAAACGGGATCTGCGGGTCACCGACCACGCACCCCTCACGCGCGCGCTCGGCCAGGGACCGACCGCTGCGCTCTTCGTCTATGAAGACGAGCTCCTCTTTGCGGACGACTTTGCGGGGCGTCACCTCCACTTCCTGAACGACTGTTTGCAGGACCTGCGAGAGGAGCTGGCCAGCTTGCAGGTGCCCCTGCTCCTGAGGCGGGGAGAAGTCACCCAAGTCCTGACCCGTCTCGCCCCCACCCGTCTCTGGAGCCACCAAGAA
This window encodes:
- a CDS encoding DNA-3-methyladenine glycosylase I; protein product: MSPLDKGLLRGPDGRPRCPWQGNQPDYLAYHDYEWGRPVADDFRLFEKICLEGFQAGLSWLTILRKREHFRRAFCGFDFHQVARFGPAEITRLLANPGIVRHRRKIEATIQNARAALAMVEKEGSLAAWFWQWEPGPPARPRRATWADRQAIDQTTESMALSRELKARGWTFVGPVTAYAFMQAMGLVNDHLEGCFVRREVKEERARFLPPSQRATGS